The following is a genomic window from Bacteroidia bacterium.
GGTATGGGCCGATGTATCGTTGCCTCATCTGTTTTGAATATGGATGAACCGGGGACGGTATCGATATCGGAAATCGTGGGGGATTGCACGGATCGGGGAATTGCGGGGATCGGGGGATTGCGCGGATCGGGGGATTGCACGGATCGGGGGATTGCACGGATCGGGGGATTGCACGGATCGGGGGGATTTGTAGAGACAAGGCATGCCTTGTCTCTACCAAATCCGCCGGCCGCACGATCCGGACGTATATCGTCAATATTAACGCCAATATCGTGGATACGGTCCGTCGTTGCGTGATCCGCCGGATTGTAATCGATTTCCGTGAACGTTGAATTTTGCGGGATAATATCCGGCACCGCGGTATTGGTAGCTGCATCGCGTCCGGCATCGTTGCCGGGTTGGATGAATATGACTCCGTGAACGTGATTGGGCATTACCACAAACGACCCCAGATCGATGCCGCTGCTGTGCTCCGGGATTTCATGCCACACGCTCTGTGCAATCTTTCCCGCTTCCGAGGGGATCATAACACCATTCCGAATTTCTCCGAAATACTGTTTACGGTAGCGCGTACAAATGGTAATGAAATACGCCCCAGGATGACCGTAATCCCACCATTCGGCTCTCGCGGAGGGAATACGGTACCGGTTTTGAAATTTGTCCGTCATTTCAGACTCCCTGTTCTGTTCCCAAAATATTCCTGTCAGTACAGGGGAAATCCGCCGATTCAATTATCCCCGACAACAGAAATCGACCGACAACAAAAAAGCAATATTATCTATGCCGGCACAAGGGAATTTTCCATCCCCACCCCGGCATACTATTGCACACGTTCACGGACTGACGGGCATGTCCTCGGATGCGTGTTTCTGTGCTTGCGTTCCGTCACAGGTGTGACTCTCAAGCTGTAATATCAGATTCTTCACTCCTATACTATGCTTTGGATCCACGACGCTCTACGCTCTCCTACTGCAACGATTCGATCCTTGTATTTCTTTATCAGTGAAACACCAGCACTGCAAGCACAACGATGATGACCCCGAGCAGCAGCGAGATTTTTCCAAGCGCTTCGAGTCCCTTGAGCTTGTGCACATCACCCTGCTTCGCCTTCCGCACCTTGCCGCTGATGATGCCGATCAATGCGGCGAGCAGCACAACGAGACTCAATTTCACAATCAGCAAAGGCGAATTTCCGAGCACAGACCAGAACGGCGTCATCAAATAGCCGCCCGAAAGAATGAGCAGCGTTAGACCGATATGCCCCATCCGGCTCAGTACGAATGTCTGCATTCGGAACTTCCCCGCTTCCTCCGGTGCCATTTTCGATGCGGCCATGCCGAGAAACATGAAACCGAAACTCGTACCCAGTCCCATGGCCAGACCAATGAAATGCAGTATCAACATGGTATCGCGCATGATGCGTTCTCCTCAATGTGTTGGTTTGAAAATTGCAACATAGACATTATTATCGACATTCGGTATACGGAGGAAACGCTCGTCGGTTTCATAATGGCCGCAACATCACATCAAAGCTCAGGACCCGGCAGCGGGATGATTTTCCTGCTATGCGAATCGGGTACGTAGTGCAACTCGCCGGGTTCTTCACTGGGTTCTCCGGCGTATGGGAGAGGAGCGTTGCCAGTCAAGCTCCGGACGCAGGAAGCGGGATACGCTTTCATGCAAATACGTCCTTGAGACACGGCGTGATCGTCTGTGCGCATAAACCTGACTTCGCGATCGACATCAGGAGAACGATAGTTAGTGATTTCTATCATGACAAACCGGGATATCTGCAGGGATTATGGCTCCGCACAAAGAATGAGATTTATTGACCGCCCACATTTATACCGAATGTGGGAGGTTCATGAATCGCCCACAGTGTGCGCGCCTGAACTGGCACCTGCGTACTCAACCCGCGTTATCGTAGGCCAATTTAATCCACCGCAGCACTTCCGTGTCGATATCCTCTGTACTCGCAAGATTGATCTTGTGCGAACACATGGCATTGCTGCTGTTGATGGCTTGCAGCTTTCCCGAGGGCTCCTGCCCTTTGAGATTCAGACCTATTTCGAAGCGCGTCTTTGTTGCGGGTTGCAACATGGCGAACTGCTTTTTACGACGGAGACTGACGTAGGCATTTTTCGGGGCTATCTCCACATCGTCACCGAAGCGCGAGATCTGCTGCATCAGCGCATCGTAGAGCGGCCGGAGATGTTCCTTGCCCTGATACTGCTTGACGATGAGATCGTCCTGGTTATCCACCGA
Proteins encoded in this region:
- a CDS encoding DUF4287 domain-containing protein, encoding MDQATQTMIENLHTSTGRSLEQWIAVVRQEQLPKHGEILKFLKEQHGLTHGYANLIAHKSRGSDAASVDNQDDLIVKQYQGKEHLRPLYDALMQQISRFGDDVEIAPKNAYVSLRRKKQFAMLQPATKTRFEIGLNLKGQEPSGKLQAINSSNAMCSHKINLASTEDIDTEVLRWIKLAYDNAG